The Staphylococcus sp. KG4-3 genome has a window encoding:
- the nusA gene encoding transcription termination factor NusA: MSSNELLLATEYLEKEKKIPREVLVDAIEAALITAYKKNYDSARSVRVELNMDNGTFHVIARKEVVEESMDDREEIDLSTALVKNPAYEIGDIYEEDVTPNDFGRVGAQAAKQAVMQRLRDAEREILYDEFIDKEDDIVTGLIDRVDHRYVYVNLGRTEAVLSEAERSPNESYIPNERIRVYVNKVEQTTKGPQIYVSRSHPGLLKRLFEQEVPEIFDGTVIVKSVAREAGDRSKISVHSDNPDIDAVGACVGAKGARVEAVVEELGGEKIDIVQWNEDPKVFVKNALSPSQVLQVIVDEANQSTIVVVPDYQLSLAIGKRGQNARLAAKLTGWKIDIKSETDAREAGVYPTEEGIIEEIDTPSETVDTEVAHSEDTTSEIIEEDVDTEK; the protein is encoded by the coding sequence GTGTCAAGTAATGAATTATTATTAGCAACTGAGTACTTAGAAAAAGAAAAAAAGATTCCTAGAGAAGTGTTAGTTGATGCTATAGAAGCAGCTTTAATCACTGCTTATAAAAAGAACTATGATAGCGCAAGAAGCGTACGTGTTGAATTAAATATGGATAATGGTACATTTCATGTTATCGCACGTAAAGAAGTTGTAGAAGAATCAATGGATGATAGAGAAGAAATTGATTTAAGTACTGCACTTGTTAAAAACCCTGCATATGAAATTGGTGATATTTATGAAGAAGATGTTACACCAAATGACTTCGGACGCGTGGGTGCTCAAGCAGCCAAACAAGCTGTGATGCAACGCTTACGTGATGCAGAGCGTGAAATTTTATATGATGAATTTATCGATAAAGAAGATGACATTGTAACAGGCTTAATTGATAGAGTAGATCATCGCTATGTTTATGTAAACTTGGGACGTACTGAAGCAGTTTTATCTGAAGCGGAAAGAAGTCCAAATGAAAGCTATATTCCGAATGAAAGAATTAGAGTATACGTAAACAAAGTTGAACAAACTACAAAAGGTCCACAAATTTATGTATCAAGAAGTCACCCAGGCTTATTAAAACGTTTATTTGAGCAAGAAGTGCCTGAAATATTTGACGGTACAGTAATTGTTAAATCTGTAGCACGTGAAGCTGGAGATCGTTCTAAGATCAGTGTACACTCTGATAATCCTGATATTGATGCAGTCGGAGCATGTGTAGGTGCCAAAGGCGCTCGTGTTGAGGCTGTAGTAGAAGAACTTGGTGGAGAAAAAATTGATATCGTTCAATGGAACGAAGATCCAAAGGTATTTGTTAAAAATGCTTTAAGTCCATCACAAGTTTTACAAGTTATTGTTGATGAAGCAAATCAATCTACAATTGTTGTCGTACCGGATTATCAATTATCATTAGCAATTGGTAAACGTGGTCAAAATGCCCGTTTAGCTGCAAAATTAACAGGTTGGAAGATTGATATTAAATCTGAAACTGATGCCAGAGAAGCAGGCGTTTATCCAACGGAGGAAGGTATCATTGAAGAAATTGATACTCCTTCAGAAACAGTTGACACAGAAGTAGCACATTCTGAGGATACTACAAGCGAAATCATTGAAGAAGATGTAGATACTGAAAAATAA